A region of Mesorhizobium sp. AR02 DNA encodes the following proteins:
- a CDS encoding TlpA family protein disulfide reductase, translating to MNKSKEAIVVIGLLLAIPLPIRAAEAPQNLAVLEAPSAVPAISFMDAAGQPKTLADYSGKVVLLNIWATWCAPCRKEMPTLDRLQARLGGPDFEVVALSMDQKGPDAVKKFYADIGITHLALNIDTSAKAIFALSAVGLPTTLLINRDGKEIGRLIGPAEWDAPDMVDFIRGRIAAK from the coding sequence GTGAACAAGAGCAAAGAGGCCATCGTCGTGATCGGCTTGCTGCTGGCGATTCCGCTGCCCATCAGGGCGGCGGAGGCGCCGCAGAATCTTGCCGTTCTGGAAGCGCCTTCAGCGGTGCCGGCGATCAGTTTCATGGATGCCGCCGGCCAGCCGAAAACGCTCGCCGATTATTCCGGCAAGGTGGTGTTGCTCAATATCTGGGCGACATGGTGCGCGCCTTGCCGCAAGGAGATGCCGACACTTGACCGGCTGCAAGCCAGGCTCGGAGGGCCGGACTTCGAGGTCGTCGCACTGTCCATGGACCAAAAAGGCCCGGACGCCGTGAAGAAATTCTATGCCGATATCGGCATTACACATCTTGCCCTCAACATCGACACTTCGGCCAAGGCCATCTTCGCGCTCAGCGCGGTGGGCCTGCCGACGACGCTGTTGATCAATCGTGATGGCAAGGAAATCGGCCGGCTGATCGGCCCGGCCGAATGGGATGCACCCGACATGGTCGACTTCATCCGCGGCCGTATCGCCGCAAAATGA
- a CDS encoding M23 family metallopeptidase: MNATGQSAVFGRRKEPHTVIIARGNEIRHFTIRPWLAAFIGSALAAIAIGYLLATSYLVLRDDLIGATTARQARMQQAYEDRISALRAQVDRITSRQLLDQQLMETKVSELLERQTQLSQRHGRLGPLLERAENDVGTVPTEDPAAATKPDKHAEVTGSISQPAQNYAVASLSADLGAADTRPFSLWSTRTDPLPSDSAADRADRLFVSINQSLKSIENEQLTRISTLADNAYKSADAIQQVLQAAGLPVDSDFGKNESDVGGPLIPLDSSMMFDSKVKELDEALDTLDHLKKEARRLPLANPAPGHSVTSPFGVRTDPILGTAALHSGMDFRAPIGMDAKVTAPGIVTKAGWNGGYGRMVEVDHGNGFATRYGHLSEIDVTVGEKLDAGAIIGKTGSSGRSTGPHLHYEVRHNGEAIDPLRFLTVGKKVAQYL; the protein is encoded by the coding sequence GTGAACGCAACCGGTCAGTCCGCAGTCTTCGGTAGGCGCAAGGAACCTCACACGGTCATCATCGCCCGCGGCAACGAGATCAGGCATTTCACGATCCGGCCATGGCTCGCGGCATTCATCGGTTCAGCACTCGCCGCCATTGCCATCGGCTACCTCCTGGCCACGTCCTATCTCGTTTTGCGCGACGACCTGATCGGCGCCACCACCGCGCGCCAGGCGCGCATGCAGCAGGCCTACGAAGACCGCATTTCAGCACTTCGCGCCCAGGTCGACCGCATCACCAGCCGCCAGCTGCTCGACCAGCAATTGATGGAAACCAAGGTCAGCGAACTGCTTGAACGCCAGACGCAGCTCAGCCAGCGTCACGGCCGTCTCGGCCCGCTGCTCGAACGTGCAGAGAATGACGTCGGAACGGTGCCCACTGAGGATCCGGCAGCGGCTACCAAGCCTGACAAGCACGCCGAGGTGACCGGCAGCATCAGCCAGCCGGCGCAGAACTACGCGGTGGCCAGCCTGAGCGCCGACCTTGGCGCCGCCGACACCAGGCCGTTCTCCTTGTGGTCGACCCGCACCGACCCGCTGCCCAGCGATTCCGCCGCCGATCGCGCCGACAGGCTGTTCGTGTCGATCAACCAGTCGCTGAAATCGATCGAGAACGAACAACTCACCCGCATCAGCACGCTCGCGGACAATGCCTACAAGAGCGCCGATGCCATCCAGCAGGTGCTGCAGGCGGCCGGCCTGCCGGTCGACAGCGATTTCGGCAAGAACGAAAGCGATGTCGGCGGACCGCTGATCCCGCTCGACAGTTCGATGATGTTCGACAGCAAGGTCAAGGAACTGGACGAAGCCCTGGACACGCTCGACCATCTCAAGAAGGAAGCGCGCCGGCTGCCGCTTGCCAACCCTGCCCCCGGCCACTCCGTCACCAGCCCGTTCGGGGTGCGCACCGATCCTATCCTCGGCACCGCCGCGCTGCATTCGGGCATGGACTTCAGGGCCCCCATCGGCATGGACGCAAAGGTCACGGCGCCCGGAATCGTCACCAAGGCCGGCTGGAATGGCGGCTATGGCCGCATGGTCGAGGTCGATCACGGCAATGGCTTTGCGACGCGCTACGGGCACCTCAGCGAAATCGACGTGACCGTGGGCGAGAAGCTGGACGCCGGCGCCATCATCGGCAAGACCGGCAGCAGCGGCCGCTCGACCGGCCCGCATCTGCATTATGAAGTGCGCCACAATGGCGAAGCGATCGATCCCTTGCGCTTCCTCACCGTCGGCAAGAAGGTCGCCCAGTATCTCTGA
- a CDS encoding sterol desaturase family protein, translating to MAAGILGDLVGKILDKISGTSLLATGLLLLTALVSALVAYWRTVEEKSWKEFFEFVIPHEVVTHPSAKADLLFWVTKKALMPFLMLPAGIVFVTAVGYATNWLFSTLFQFQPPLIEGPAGPVTVLIFTITMLLAYDISYYLYHVAQHRYPVLWELHKVHHSAEVMVGITKDRVHPLDELMNRAWDGVIVGVCFGIWSLISLNLVELTVFGVNVYVMRNILMMDFVRHTHFKISFGPLNNFILCPHLHQLHHSVDPRHYDKNFGLLFSFWDRLFGTLCVPRPDEDFKFGLVDRDVRDYQSLAGLDVMPLKRMWGHIARRIRPGKPRTSRSSEGTPP from the coding sequence ATGGCGGCAGGAATACTGGGCGATCTGGTTGGCAAGATCCTCGACAAGATCTCGGGCACCAGTCTGCTGGCGACCGGGCTTTTGCTGCTGACTGCCCTCGTCAGCGCGCTCGTGGCCTATTGGCGCACGGTCGAGGAGAAGAGCTGGAAAGAGTTTTTCGAGTTCGTCATCCCGCACGAGGTCGTCACCCATCCCTCGGCGAAGGCCGACCTGCTGTTCTGGGTGACGAAGAAGGCCTTGATGCCCTTCCTCATGCTGCCCGCTGGAATTGTCTTCGTCACGGCGGTGGGCTACGCGACCAACTGGCTGTTTTCGACACTGTTCCAGTTCCAGCCGCCTCTGATCGAGGGACCGGCAGGGCCGGTGACTGTGCTGATCTTCACCATCACCATGCTGCTCGCCTACGACATTTCCTATTATCTCTATCATGTTGCCCAGCATCGCTATCCCGTGCTTTGGGAATTGCACAAGGTGCATCACTCGGCCGAGGTGATGGTCGGGATCACCAAGGACCGGGTCCACCCGCTCGACGAGCTGATGAATCGAGCCTGGGACGGCGTCATCGTGGGCGTCTGCTTCGGCATCTGGTCGCTGATTTCCCTGAACCTTGTCGAACTGACCGTCTTTGGCGTCAACGTCTATGTCATGCGCAACATCCTGATGATGGATTTCGTCAGGCATACGCATTTCAAGATCTCGTTCGGCCCGCTCAACAATTTTATCCTGTGTCCTCATTTGCACCAGCTGCATCACAGCGTCGATCCGCGCCACTACGACAAGAATTTCGGGCTGCTCTTCTCGTTCTGGGACCGGCTTTTCGGAACATTGTGTGTGCCGAGGCCCGACGAGGACTTCAAGTTCGGGCTGGTCGACCGCGATGTGCGCGACTACCAGTCCCTTGCCGGCCTCGATGTCATGCCGCTGAAGCGGATGTGGGGGCACATTGCCCGGCGCATCCGGCCTGGAAAGCCACGGACCTCGCGATCATCGGAAGGGACACCGCCATGA
- a CDS encoding peroxiredoxin translates to MADLDVGDLAPQFDLPRDGGGSLSLSASSGKPIVLYFYPQDDTTSCTQEAISFSQLKPEFEKAGAVVIGLSPDNVKKHDKFKSKYNLTIDLAADEERKVIEAYHLWVEKSMYGRKYMGVERATFLIGRDGRIARIWRKVRVKGHAEEVLEAVRAL, encoded by the coding sequence ATGGCTGACCTCGACGTGGGCGATCTTGCGCCGCAATTCGACCTGCCGCGAGATGGTGGCGGGTCTCTAAGCCTTTCGGCCTCGTCCGGTAAACCCATCGTCCTCTATTTCTATCCGCAGGACGACACGACGAGCTGTACGCAAGAGGCAATCAGCTTTTCACAGCTGAAACCCGAATTTGAGAAGGCAGGCGCCGTCGTGATCGGTCTGTCACCCGACAACGTCAAGAAGCACGACAAGTTCAAATCAAAGTACAATCTCACCATCGACCTCGCCGCCGACGAGGAGCGCAAGGTGATCGAGGCCTATCACCTGTGGGTCGAGAAATCGATGTATGGCCGCAAATACATGGGCGTCGAGCGGGCGACGTTCCTGATCGGCCGTGACGGGCGGATCGCCAGGATCTGGCGCAAGGTCCGGGTCAAGGGCCATGCCGAAGAGGTGCTGGAGGCCGTTCGCGCGCTTTGA
- a CDS encoding GNAT family N-acetyltransferase, with amino-acid sequence MNAPFVLAIPRSRTFEVVTSAARLAEIAPAWIALWRRAGGLVFQHPDWIAAWWRTTPYQERRTLRIGLAWNGDRLEGVIALATFKRSGIRMLEWAAKDHSDYGDALFAPGSDPQALSSLWQYILDQGGFDLIYLNRLLPDAGVRALLDPASRHGMALRPNHRSEISYRVAGPWQSEAEWFETLSKKARQNYRRGRKFMEEGGTLRFRLLDADDPREPVLARVAALKRLWLARHGRVSDLFDEGSPVLAALVSVLAELGLLRIFVLELDDTIVAVSINFEQHGTMMAFVTTYDPEYERASPGMVLMMDYIQWSLDRGLAKVDFLCGGEDFKRRFATQSVTLSSMIGAHGLRGHLAALADHVNHVAKSWWARRQPKPETPDE; translated from the coding sequence ATGAACGCTCCCTTCGTGCTCGCCATCCCGCGGTCACGCACCTTCGAAGTCGTGACATCGGCGGCGCGCCTGGCCGAGATCGCACCGGCCTGGATCGCGCTCTGGCGGCGAGCCGGCGGGCTTGTCTTCCAGCACCCGGACTGGATAGCAGCCTGGTGGCGCACCACCCCGTATCAGGAACGGCGCACGCTCAGGATCGGGCTTGCCTGGAACGGCGACCGGCTCGAGGGCGTGATAGCGCTCGCTACTTTCAAGCGCTCCGGCATCCGTATGCTCGAATGGGCGGCGAAGGATCACAGTGACTATGGCGACGCGCTGTTTGCCCCCGGCAGCGACCCGCAGGCGCTCTCTAGCCTCTGGCAGTATATTCTTGATCAGGGCGGCTTCGACCTCATCTATCTCAACCGTCTGCTGCCGGATGCCGGTGTTCGTGCCCTGCTGGACCCGGCCTCGCGCCATGGCATGGCGCTTCGGCCCAACCACCGCAGTGAAATCAGCTACCGTGTCGCGGGTCCCTGGCAAAGTGAGGCGGAATGGTTCGAGACACTGTCCAAGAAAGCCCGGCAGAACTACCGTCGTGGCCGCAAGTTCATGGAGGAAGGCGGTACATTGCGTTTCCGCCTGCTCGATGCGGACGATCCGCGCGAGCCGGTGCTCGCGCGGGTTGCAGCGCTGAAGCGCCTCTGGCTCGCCCGGCATGGCCGCGTTTCGGACCTGTTCGACGAGGGCTCGCCCGTTCTCGCCGCGCTTGTTTCGGTGCTGGCCGAGCTCGGGCTGTTGCGCATCTTCGTGCTGGAGCTTGACGACACGATCGTCGCCGTCTCGATCAATTTCGAGCAGCACGGCACGATGATGGCTTTCGTCACCACCTACGATCCCGAATATGAGCGCGCCTCGCCGGGTATGGTCCTGATGATGGATTATATCCAGTGGTCGCTCGACCGTGGCCTGGCCAAAGTTGATTTTCTTTGCGGCGGCGAGGATTTCAAGCGACGCTTCGCCACGCAATCAGTCACGCTGTCGTCGATGATCGGCGCGCATGGCCTGCGCGGTCATCTCGCCGCGCTGGCCGATCATGTGAACCATGTTGCGAAATCCTGGTGGGCGCGGCGGCAGCCGAAGCCAGAAACACCCGACGAGTAG
- a CDS encoding DUF3971 domain-containing protein translates to MDLEQPQHEKIRFRRDEITDLGALPSACRVPPLGQASIGRGFRILSRVFAGVVAFMLLAAMAVYLIGLSGIGSDRLRIEAETAIEKLAGVDVHVAVGPARITLDSSSFVALQVSDVSLETSDGKPMADAGRVRFGVRLIPLLWGDVRLTSARISDAHIVVAAMPSGGDWTAQLRNEDGLVDPEKLSDAVFGNIHRALDAVREDSMRRIDLSNVEFVLPDTGAIKRVKIADATVVQSGPGGMEFSSEADVDGRKVTVAASASRDIAAHRVTALNASIDLATAETAASAGKLGTVALKLTGSEGAGATASRLTAALSSTGSVLDLGTRGLLPADFDVDATLVDGSNKIQVDKLLFKTGRSTFDFAGSIGPKPSTGAAGEEPSYRYDLTSDGSTLAPSESPEPALTFLARIAGVYQTKSHKLVAEQIAVRSDAPGEVLGTAAVAFVDGKAPGINLALNVHDMPVSHVKQLWPWFSARNARLWVLNNLFGGRVVDANLQFQVVPDRLGNGVPLSADEVFGRFQIEGSRFDTAGRIPPIRDAVGVVAFHGNDVDVSLSSGTVFMPSGRTVAASNGTLTVKAANRPPVIGALDIDVEGEAPAVAELASYEPINAMRHVGFLPEDLSGSVTGHVRADIPLQSGVDTSKLDWLVSLDYTGLSLAKPFDGQTVTDADGSITVDPEKAVISAKASLNGIPAELDLVEPLADDGPPRSRKVALVLDDKIRAAAMPGLTPLLGGTVKVAIDKSGSGNQNVSADLTNARLDVPWAGWSKGAGVPANVTFVMTKAGDTTTLSDFNLDGKTFSIDGSIVLVNGALSSAKFSKVTLNRGDDVAISVKRSGKGYAVDINGNALDARSLIKQFTSDVDTATKTTGTDNISVSADVEQLTGFHDEQLSNLKLDYSAAGSRVNGLKVSATASSGAAITISNTTGDGRRSLNVQSADAGAILRFLNIYEHMEGGSITLALTGAGDGPMKGKVDTSNFFVVNEPKLASIVSTTPAGDNRSLNQAVKGNLDTSRVKFERGYAEIEKGSGYLKLANGVLRGPRIGTTFQGILYDQNNNMDMTGTFMPVYGLNRIFGELPIVGALLGNGRDRGLIGVTYRLRGNANKPVLDVNPLSVIAPGIFRSIFEYR, encoded by the coding sequence GTGGATCTGGAGCAACCGCAGCACGAGAAGATAAGGTTCAGGCGTGACGAGATCACCGACCTGGGGGCCTTGCCGTCCGCGTGCCGCGTTCCGCCGCTTGGTCAGGCGTCGATCGGCCGCGGCTTCCGCATCCTGTCGCGCGTGTTTGCCGGCGTGGTCGCGTTCATGCTGCTGGCCGCGATGGCCGTCTATCTCATCGGGCTTTCCGGCATCGGGTCGGACCGGCTGCGCATCGAGGCGGAAACCGCCATCGAGAAACTCGCCGGCGTCGATGTCCATGTCGCGGTCGGGCCGGCGCGCATCACGCTCGACAGTTCGAGCTTCGTCGCGCTCCAGGTGAGCGATGTCAGTCTGGAGACCAGCGACGGCAAGCCCATGGCCGATGCCGGTCGTGTGCGCTTCGGCGTCCGTCTGATACCACTGCTGTGGGGGGATGTGCGGCTGACCAGCGCCAGGATTTCCGATGCCCATATCGTTGTGGCGGCGATGCCGTCCGGCGGCGACTGGACAGCGCAATTGCGCAATGAGGACGGCCTCGTCGATCCGGAGAAACTATCCGACGCGGTGTTCGGCAACATCCATCGCGCGCTCGACGCTGTGCGGGAAGATTCGATGCGCAGGATCGATCTCAGCAATGTCGAATTCGTGCTGCCCGACACCGGGGCGATCAAACGGGTCAAGATCGCCGACGCCACCGTCGTACAGTCGGGGCCAGGCGGCATGGAGTTCTCCTCCGAGGCGGATGTCGATGGCAGAAAGGTCACCGTTGCCGCTTCCGCCAGCCGCGATATCGCGGCGCACCGGGTGACGGCGCTGAATGCAAGCATCGATCTGGCAACTGCCGAAACCGCTGCCAGCGCCGGCAAGCTGGGCACGGTGGCTTTGAAACTGACAGGATCGGAAGGAGCCGGCGCCACGGCATCACGGCTGACGGCCGCCCTGTCGTCGACGGGTTCCGTGCTCGATCTCGGTACACGCGGCTTGCTGCCGGCCGATTTCGATGTAGATGCCACACTTGTCGACGGCAGCAACAAGATCCAGGTGGACAAGCTGCTTTTCAAAACCGGGCGCTCGACATTCGATTTTGCCGGCTCGATCGGGCCCAAGCCCTCGACCGGCGCCGCTGGTGAGGAGCCTTCCTATCGTTATGACCTGACCAGCGACGGTTCGACTCTGGCGCCATCGGAATCGCCCGAGCCCGCGCTGACCTTCCTCGCCCGCATTGCCGGCGTCTATCAGACCAAGAGCCACAAGTTGGTGGCCGAGCAGATCGCGGTTCGGTCCGACGCTCCCGGCGAGGTGCTCGGTACCGCGGCCGTGGCGTTCGTTGACGGCAAGGCCCCCGGCATCAATCTGGCGCTCAACGTCCATGACATGCCGGTCTCGCACGTCAAGCAGCTATGGCCGTGGTTTTCGGCGCGCAATGCGCGGCTTTGGGTGCTGAACAATCTGTTCGGCGGCCGCGTCGTCGACGCCAATCTCCAATTCCAGGTCGTGCCGGATCGCCTCGGCAACGGCGTGCCGCTGTCGGCCGACGAGGTGTTCGGCCGCTTCCAGATCGAAGGGTCGCGTTTTGACACCGCCGGCCGCATTCCTCCGATACGCGACGCGGTCGGCGTCGTCGCCTTCCACGGCAATGACGTCGATGTTTCGCTCTCCTCGGGCACAGTCTTCATGCCCAGCGGCCGCACCGTGGCGGCCAGCAACGGCACACTGACGGTCAAGGCGGCGAACCGCCCGCCGGTCATCGGCGCACTCGACATCGACGTCGAGGGGGAGGCGCCGGCTGTCGCAGAACTCGCCTCCTACGAACCGATCAATGCCATGCGCCATGTCGGCTTCCTGCCGGAGGATCTGTCCGGCAGCGTTACCGGCCATGTCAGGGCTGACATTCCGTTGCAGTCCGGCGTCGACACCTCGAAACTCGACTGGCTGGTGTCGCTCGACTACACCGGCCTGTCGCTGGCCAAGCCATTCGATGGGCAGACGGTGACGGATGCCGACGGCTCGATCACGGTCGATCCCGAAAAGGCAGTGATCTCCGCCAAGGCATCGCTGAACGGCATTCCTGCCGAACTCGATCTTGTCGAGCCATTGGCGGATGATGGGCCGCCGCGCAGCCGCAAGGTGGCGCTGGTGCTCGACGACAAGATCCGTGCCGCCGCCATGCCCGGCCTAACGCCGCTTCTGGGCGGAACGGTGAAGGTCGCGATCGACAAGAGCGGCAGCGGCAACCAGAACGTCTCGGCCGACCTGACCAATGCCAGGCTGGACGTTCCCTGGGCCGGCTGGAGCAAGGGGGCAGGGGTTCCAGCCAACGTCACCTTCGTCATGACCAAGGCAGGCGACACCACGACACTGTCCGATTTCAACCTCGACGGCAAAACCTTCTCCATCGACGGCAGCATCGTGCTGGTCAACGGCGCCCTGTCGTCGGCGAAGTTCAGCAAGGTCACCTTGAACCGGGGTGACGATGTCGCGATTTCGGTGAAGCGGTCGGGCAAGGGCTATGCGGTCGACATCAATGGCAACGCGCTCGACGCCCGTTCGCTCATCAAGCAGTTCACGTCCGATGTGGACACCGCAACCAAGACGACCGGAACTGACAACATTTCCGTCAGCGCCGACGTCGAGCAGCTCACTGGTTTCCATGACGAGCAGCTGTCCAACCTGAAGCTCGATTACAGCGCGGCCGGTTCGCGGGTGAACGGGCTGAAGGTCAGTGCCACGGCAAGTTCGGGCGCGGCCATCACCATCAGCAACACCACCGGCGACGGCCGGCGCTCGCTCAACGTGCAGTCGGCGGACGCCGGCGCGATCCTGAGATTCCTCAACATCTACGAGCATATGGAAGGCGGGTCGATCACGCTGGCGCTGACCGGGGCCGGCGATGGGCCGATGAAGGGCAAGGTCGACACCAGCAACTTCTTCGTCGTCAACGAACCGAAACTCGCTTCCATCGTCTCAACCACGCCGGCCGGCGACAACCGCAGCCTCAACCAGGCGGTCAAGGGCAATCTCGACACGTCGCGGGTGAAGTTCGAGCGCGGTTATGCCGAGATCGAGAAAGGCAGCGGCTATCTGAAGCTGGCCAATGGCGTGCTGCGCGGTCCGCGCATCGGCACGACGTTCCAGGGCATCCTCTATGACCAGAACAACAATATGGACATGACCGGCACCTTCATGCCGGTCTATGGCCTCAACCGCATCTTCGGCGAACTGCCCATCGTCGGCGCGCTTCTGGGCAATGGCCGCGACCGCGGCCTGATCGGCGTCACCTATCGGCTGAGGGGCAATGCCAACAAGCCGGTGCTCGACGTCAATCCGCTGTCGGTGATCGCACCGGGCATCTTCAGGTCGATCTTCGAGTATCGGTAA
- a CDS encoding multicopper oxidase family protein produces MNDDFKYHISRRGFLVAGAGLAVSTSLRPARASAVDERSIKIAPGRTRLSGGDGPSTAVWTYNGSVPGPTLRLRQGEPVRFTVENGLEEDTTVHWHGIRLPNAMDGVPGLTQPPIRPGETFVYEFTPPDAGTFWYHPHTDSLVQLGRGLAGPLIVDEAEPVLVDRDLLWLLQDWRLAADGQIAGGFGSAMDASMSGRVGNSVTINGAVPADLAVSAGERVRLRLANAALARMMALRFEGHRPVVVAIDGQPCDPHEPENGRLLLAPAMRIDIVLDMQGDPGSRHAVIDDFYDGLAYTLTSLAYDKVSPLRAHPLDASVGLPRNPLPEPDLANAVRQEIVLQGGMMGGGKLAGVGGMMGMGIPGMNGGAAWAINGMSMTGDGHAGMAPQFTLERGASCHLTMRNETAWWHPMHIHGFSLSVLSRNGVPVPHRQWQDTVLMAPKDAIECAFVADNPGDWMLHCHVADHQMAGLMTVFRVK; encoded by the coding sequence GTGAATGACGATTTCAAATACCACATTTCGCGCCGAGGCTTTCTCGTCGCGGGGGCAGGGCTTGCCGTGTCCACTTCGCTACGTCCCGCACGCGCCTCCGCCGTCGACGAACGCTCAATCAAGATCGCACCCGGCCGGACGCGGCTCAGTGGCGGCGACGGTCCATCAACCGCTGTGTGGACCTACAACGGCAGCGTTCCCGGGCCGACGCTGCGCCTGCGGCAAGGTGAGCCTGTTCGCTTCACAGTCGAGAACGGACTTGAGGAAGACACGACCGTCCATTGGCACGGCATCCGCCTGCCCAACGCCATGGACGGCGTGCCCGGCCTGACCCAGCCACCCATCAGGCCGGGCGAGACCTTCGTCTATGAATTCACGCCGCCCGACGCCGGGACCTTCTGGTATCACCCCCACACGGACAGCCTGGTGCAGCTCGGCCGCGGGCTCGCTGGACCGCTCATTGTCGACGAAGCCGAGCCTGTTCTCGTCGATCGTGATCTTTTATGGCTGCTGCAGGACTGGCGGCTCGCCGCCGACGGGCAGATTGCCGGCGGCTTCGGCAGCGCGATGGATGCGTCGATGTCCGGCCGCGTCGGCAACAGCGTCACCATCAACGGCGCGGTGCCGGCCGACCTCGCGGTAAGTGCCGGCGAGCGTGTCAGGCTGCGGCTCGCCAATGCCGCGCTTGCCCGCATGATGGCACTGCGCTTTGAAGGTCACCGGCCGGTCGTCGTCGCCATCGACGGCCAGCCCTGCGACCCGCACGAACCGGAGAACGGCCGTCTGCTGCTGGCGCCGGCGATGCGCATCGATATCGTGCTCGACATGCAGGGCGACCCCGGCAGCCGGCATGCCGTAATCGACGACTTTTATGACGGGCTTGCCTATACGCTGACCAGCCTTGCCTATGACAAGGTGTCTCCGCTCCGGGCGCATCCACTCGATGCGTCTGTCGGCCTGCCGCGAAATCCGTTGCCCGAGCCGGACCTGGCGAACGCCGTGCGCCAGGAGATCGTGCTGCAAGGTGGCATGATGGGCGGCGGCAAGCTCGCCGGCGTCGGTGGCATGATGGGCATGGGGATTCCGGGCATGAACGGTGGCGCCGCCTGGGCGATCAACGGCATGTCGATGACCGGCGACGGCCATGCCGGCATGGCGCCGCAGTTCACGCTTGAACGGGGCGCCTCTTGCCATCTCACCATGCGCAACGAAACCGCCTGGTGGCATCCCATGCATATCCACGGCTTCAGCCTGTCGGTGCTGTCGCGCAACGGCGTGCCGGTGCCGCACCGGCAGTGGCAGGACACGGTGCTGATGGCCCCCAAGGATGCGATCGAATGCGCCTTCGTCGCCGACAATCCCGGGGACTGGATGCTGCACTGCCATGTCGCCGACCACCAGATGGCCGGCCTGATGACCGTGTTCCGCGTGAAATGA
- a CDS encoding DUF411 domain-containing protein gives MKLTYRLAALSLLIATPLPAFAATINAVMYKNPQCSCCESYANYLEHNGFKVDIKPVNNLSQISSDAGVPADLEGCHTLMVDGYVVDGLVPVDIVKKLLTERPAIAGITLAGMPAGAPGMGGEKSETWTIYAFTKDGKAPTVYATE, from the coding sequence ATGAAACTGACCTATCGCCTCGCCGCCCTCTCGCTGCTCATCGCAACACCGCTGCCCGCATTCGCGGCGACCATCAACGCGGTGATGTACAAGAACCCGCAATGCAGCTGCTGTGAATCCTATGCCAACTACCTGGAGCACAACGGCTTCAAGGTCGACATCAAGCCGGTCAACAACCTTTCGCAGATCAGCAGCGATGCCGGCGTGCCCGCCGACCTCGAAGGCTGCCACACGCTGATGGTCGACGGCTATGTCGTCGACGGACTGGTGCCGGTCGACATCGTCAAGAAGCTGCTCACGGAACGTCCCGCCATTGCCGGCATCACACTGGCCGGCATGCCGGCAGGCGCACCCGGCATGGGCGGCGAAAAAAGCGAGACCTGGACGATCTATGCCTTCACCAAGGACGGCAAGGCGCCGACAGTCTACGCGACGGAGTAA